The stretch of DNA TCCAGTGCGGCAAGGCTATTAACCGGCTGGCGATGGAAGGACAGATGGATGGCGGCGTGGGTATGGGTGTCGGTTACGCCTTGATGGAAGAATACATCACAGGTAAGACTAAGAGCTTTAAAGATTATAAATTGCCGCGTTCTACCGACGTGCCTCTCGACATCAGCACCTATGTTGTGGAAATTCCGCAGGGACCGGGGCCTTTTGGCGCTATCGGCATGGGCGAGGCCGCTCACTTCCCCCAGGCGCCGGCAATTATTGCGGCCCTGCATGATGCCTGCGGTATTTGGATTAATGATCTTCCGGCCAGGCCGGAAAGAGTTTTAGAAGCTTTAAAACAAAAAAAGGATAACTAGCTAAGGATGGCAAGGTTTGGGTGGCTATGACGCCACCCAAACCAAATGGCATTACATTTTACAATAAGCAAATTATCATTTAAAGATTCTGTTAATTTTATCATTTAGCTATTTCAATGCTGCGTTAAGCACCAGCAAAGAATAAAAACTCAGTGAAGTAAGTGCAATTTAAATCACACACAGCGCACACGGCGCAGTTGATAGTACCAGTATTCTGAACGCCTGTTAGCCAAACACTTATCTCTCAAACAAATCTATCTGGACTCATGGTATATGCTTTATAAGCCAAAAGATTAAAACTTCCGTATAACAGAAGCTTTTTTTGTATTAAACAAAATCTTAAACATATCCACATTAAGGGGTGTTCACTATTTGTGTTTAGCAAGTTAATGAGTATGGAGGAAGCAATCAGTAAGTTTGTTCATAACGGTGATTGTATAGCGCTTGGCGGATTTGTAACAAATCGGAAACCTTATGCGGCAGTATACGAAATTATGAGACAGGGCATTAAAAATCTTTATATCGAAGGCGGACCGGCTGGTGGGGACGTTGATATGTTGATTGGTGCGGGCTGCGTTAAAGTGCTTTTCAACTCATACCTGGCAAACTCGGGGTACTCACAGGTTTGCAGGCGGTTTCGCAAAGCTATAGAAGAAGGAGAGATACTGTGGGAAGATTACTCGCTGGATGTTCAACCTATTATCTATCATGCAGCTGCCTTAGGGCTGCCTTATGTAGCTGTTAAAAATATGCTTGGTTCTTCCCTGGTGGAAAAATGGGGTATTCCAGAGGATGTATGGGAGAATGACCCCAAATTAGCTCCACGTAAACTTATTATTGAACGTAATCCTTTTAACCCTGAGGAGCAGGTTTGCCTGTTGCCGACTCCCAAAATAGATACAGCTATCATTCATGTACAAAAGGCATCAACCGATGGGACTTGTCGTATTGAAGGAGCGGTTTTTGTTGATATCGATATCGCGATGGGAGCAACCAACTGTATCGTAACATGCGAAGAACTTGTCCACCCTAGTGAACTGCGCAGGGAACCGTGGCTAAACCAGTTACCGAATATTGTACCAGATGCTGTAGTTCATGTCCCCTATGGGGCACATCCGTCACAGTGCGCTAACTACTATGATTACGACGCTAATTATTATAAGTTGTATGACAGGGTCAGCGGTGATGATCAAAAGTTTAAGGAGTTCTTGGATGAGTGGGTATACGGTGTCAAAAATCAGTCTGAATATATGAATAAACTAGGGTTTAACCGGTTTGCAAATCTGTGGGTGCGTCCCGGTTATGGCTATGCGGCTGGATTAAAGAGGGGTTGAGAATTATGGCGGAATGGACAACTAAACAAATGATGGCGGTTGCCCTGGCGAGGCAGATAAAGGACGGTATGACCTATATTATTGGGACTGGTTTGCCGCTAACAGGTGCGGTCCTAGCCAAAAATACGACTGCGCCTAATTCAGTTTTCCTATTTGAGTCGGGTATAATCGACGGTCAGCCACAAGAGCTTCCTACAAGTGTGTCTGATCTGAGGAGTTGTTTTCATGCGTCCTGCCTGTGGCCCCAGTACAGGTATTTCGGTTTTATGAGTAACGCCTGGAAGAAGAATAAAATTGACCTTGGTTTCTTAGGCGGCGCCCAAATAGACCCTTACGGAAATCTGAATTCAACCTGCATTGGGGACTATCACCATCCAAAGACAAGGTTTACCGGAAGCGGTGGAGCAAACGGGATTGCCACCAATGTCAATACAATAATCACGATGCAACATGAAAAACGTCGTTTCTGCGATAAAGTTGACTATATGACCAGTCCCGGCTGGATTGATGGTCCTGATGGTCGTAAGAAAAGGGGTCTGCCTGAAGTCGGACCCCAGGCAGTGATAACCGATCTGGGAATTCTCCGCTTTGATGAAAAGACGAAACGGATGTACCTCGCAGAGTATTTCCCGGGTATCACACCACAGCAGGTTAAGGAAAATACAGGATTTGATTTGGATGTAACACGTGCAGTTGAAGCGGATCCGCCTGAAGAGGAATTTCTTCACATACTAACTAATACAAGTTCCATTGTTGGCAGGTAGTTCTAGAGTTTGTGATTGCAAAAATTCTCGTATTGATAAGAAACATCAATCTGAGAAAATTTATTAATTACTGGCGGTGGATATTTTAACTCCGGATAAAGGCGAAATATTTGTTTTAGATATTTAATAGCCGGAAAAATAAGCAATAGCAGATAAATTATTGGAAGGTGGCCGGGGTAAACATAACGGCCACCTTCTACTTGTAACCTCATCTTTTCAGATTAGCTGCACATTAGTTGTAAGGCATAGAAATTGCAAAAAACTATTAATAAAAGTTAGGAGGGTGATAACGGTGGAAGTAGCCATAGGCTTCAGGCGGAAGGTAAAGCAAACATAGCTTTTGTCGGGTCTCTGAATGATTAATTAAGTTATTACGGTAAGGGAGTGAAGGTCTTTGGGAATTAAGGAGATAAAGTTCACCTTAAACGGCCGGCCGGTAAAGCTTTTGGTTGAGCCGGAGAAGACGCTGTTAAAGGTGCTGCGGGATGATTTAAGGCTAACAGGTACTAAAGAAGGATGCAATGAAGGCCTGTGCGGCAGTTGCACCGTTCTGATAGACGGGACCCCCACCACTTCATGCAAGCTTCCGGTTGTTAAGGTAGAAGGGCGGGAAGTGCTGACCATTGAAGGAGTAGGCACCAAAGAGAATCCGGATGTGATCCAGAGGGCGTTTGTGGAAGTTGGCGCCTCCCAGTGCGGTTTCTGTACCCCGGGTATGATTTTAACTGCCAAAGCCATTCTTGATAAAAACCCCAATCCCACGCGGGAAGAAGTACGAAAAGGTATTCGGCGTAACCTGTGCCGCTGCACCGGTTACAAAAAAATAATAGACGGAATTATGCTGGCTGCGGAATACAGGCTTAATCCGTCTGCGATTAAAGAGCATGATATAGGTGAATATCGTATTGGCGGCCGCATACCACAGTTGAATTCCTGGGAAAAAGTAACCGGGAGCTTGCGTTTTGCGGATGATATTTACCTGGAGGATATGTGTTTTGCCAAAATTCTGCGCAGCCCACATTTTCACGCTAGGGTCAAGGGTATTGACTCAAGCGCCGCTGAAGCTATGCACGGGGTCGTTGCTGTTGCCACGGCCAAGGATCTTATGGGTCCTAACCGGGTTAAGTACATCTTTCATGACTACAGGGTCATTGCAGATGAAAAGGTCCGCTATTTTGGCGAACCGGTAGCCATTGTTGTGGCCAGGACCGAAGCCATAGCCGAAAATGCCCTCGCTAAAATTAAGGTTGATTACGAAGTATTGCCGGCCGTTACAGATCCCTTTGCCGCCTTGGAACCGGGCGCACCTGAAGTACAGGAGGAAGATTACCCCGGCAATAAGCTGTTCTATCAGAACCTTATTAAAGGTGACATCGAAGAAGGTTTCAAGGAAGCCGACTTTATTGAAGAACATACTTATACTACCCCGGCCAACATTCACGGGTACCTGGAACCGGATACGGGAGTAGCGTATTATGACGATGAAGGAAGGATAGTCATTTATGCCTGCGGTCAGGCGCCCCACTACCACCGTGATGAAGTTGCCCGGGTGCTGGGCTTGGGGACCGACGAGGTGCGTGTGGTGGAAGACGGGACCGGCGGCGGCTTTGGCGCCCGGATTGACCCGATGATGCAGGTGCTTCTCGGGTTGGCTGTCTATAAAGCAAAAGTTCCGGTCAAACTCAAGTTCACCACTGAGGAAAACTTTATCGGCGAGTGCAAGCGCCACCCCTTTACCATTAAATTAAAAACCGGTGTGCGTAATGACGGTAAAATCATTGCCCACTACGGTGAGATCGTTGGGGATGCCGGTGCTTACGCCTTGGCCAGCCCTGGTGTTTTGATGAGGGCCATTGTGCATTCTTATGGCCCTTATGAAATACCTCATGTTAAAATCCTGGGCCAGATGGTTTTAACCAATAACACGCCTTCATCTGCTATGCGAGGGTTTGGAGTATCCCAGATGTGCTTTGCCATAGAAACCCAAATAAACCGGATCTGTAGCCGTCTGGGTATGAACGTGCTTGACTTCGCCAGACTTAACGGTTTTAAGCAGGGTACCGTCACCGCGACCGGCCAGTTGATTAAAGATCCGCCGGGTTATGCTGAGGTTATCGACGCCATTGAAAATCACTGGGCCAAAATGCCGAAGGAAACTGCGCCGGAGAAAGTGGCTCAGCTTCCGCCGCACATCAAGAGGGGCAAAGGCTTTGCCACCACCTGGTACGGTATCGGTAAGACCGGCCTGTTGAACCTCTCCAGGTGCAACGTTGAAATCACGGATGAAGGCACATTACTGGTACGGGAAGGGGCGGCTGAAATCGGCCAGGGATCTACTACGGTTATGGCGCTCATTGCAGCAGAAGAGATGGGGCTTACCCTGGACAAAGTCAAGGTTATGGCGGCAGATTCGCTGCTTACGCCGGATTCCGATCTTACCTGTGCCAGTAAACATACCTTCTACACCGGGAATGCGACTTTAATAGCCTGTAAGGATCTCAAGAAGAAAATCCTTGAAGCGGCTGCCGCTGAGTTTAAAGAAGAAGCGGAGAAGCTTGACACAAAGGATGGCGAGGTCTATATTTCCTCAGAACCGCAGAAGAATATTTCGTTTAAACAGCTAAAAGATCTTGGGTACGACCTTACCGGCTTCGGTGAATTTGTAGTTCCGCTTGACCTGCTCGATCAGGATACCGGGCAGGGTACCCTGTACGTTGTATTTACTTACGGCGCTGCAGTAGTGGAAATAGAAGTCAATACCCAAACCGGTGAGATAAAAGTCCTTAACTCTGCAGTTGCCTTCCAGTGCGGCAAGGCTATTAACCGGCTGGCGATGGAAGGACAGATGGATGGCGGCGTGGGTATGGGTGTCGGTTACGCCTTGATGGAAGAATACATCACAGGTAAGACTAAGAGCTTTAAAGATTATAAATTGCCGCGTTCTACCGACGTGCCTCTCGACATCAGCACCTATGTTGTGGAAATTCCGCAGGGACCGGGGCCTTTTGGCGCTATCGGCATGGGCGAGGCCGCTCACTTCCCCCAGGCGCCGGCAATTATTGCGGCCCTGCATGATGCCTGCGGTATTTGGATTAATGATCTTCCGGCCAGGCCGGAAAGAGTTTTAGAAGCTTTAAAACAAAAAAAGGATAACTAAGTAATAATATACAATTCCGGGTGATCTCCAGGCCAAGTTGGGTCACCCGGGACAAAACTGTTGAATGAATTTTTATGAAGGGTGGGCGGTGATAATTGATCTCGGATTATATAAGAACATCCAGCGTGTCTGAGGTTGTTGATGCCTTAGTGGAATATCAGCCTTGGGGCAGGATTTTGGCAGGCGGCACAGACATCCTTCCTAAAACAAGGGGAGTACGTCAAAAGAAATCAATACCGCTGGTATTTATTGATGTCAATCGTATTAGTGATTTTAGAACAATAAAGATGGAAAACGGGTGGCTGGTAATCGGGCCGGCTGTAACTATTCGTGATTTAATATACAGTAATTTAATTAAAGAAGAAGCTCCGGTTTTAGCACAGGCGGCGGCACTAATCGGTTCGACTGAAATAAGGAACCGTGGTACGGTTGGTGGAAATATTGGCAGTAAAAACGCTTCTGCTGATTTATTGATACCTCTCATTGGTTTAAAGGCCATAGTTGAGATTTGCGATACTGCAGGACGAAGAGAAATGAATCTGGAGGAAATATTAAGAAAATCAGTAAAAGATTTGGGTCGCCGCCTTGTCATCACTGCTATAAAAATACCCACGGGACAGGCGGCATATTTCGGATATAAACGTTGGTCCAGGGAAAGTATGGGGCGTTCTTACCTAAGTGTAATGGTTATCATAAGTCCTGAGATAAAAGCTGGTAGCTATCGTCTCAAAGCGATTGTCGGTGGAGGCGGGTTGTGGCCGCGTTCAGTTGAGGCCGTTATGCCGGTCCAACAGTTATCTGCGACTAAATCCTTAACGTTACTTGTAAAGCTTTTAGTTGAAAAAGGAGAAAAGACCAACAGGCGGAACATGGGCGATTATCGCCGTCAAATAATGGAAGTCCTTTTAAGAGAAGCACTATATACTGCATGCGAGGGGGGAAGGTTTTGAAAAAACAAGTCCGTTTGGTAGTCAACGGGCATCTCTGGGAAGGTGAGGTTGATGTGGGTACAACATTGCTTGACCTGCTGCGTGACGATATGGGGCTGACTGGAGCGAAAAAAGGATGTGATGGCGGTGAATGCGGAGCCTGTACGGTTTTATTAAACGGGCAGCCGGTTAACTCCTGTCTGGTATTGGCCGTTTCGCTTGACGGGGATATAGTTGAAACAATTGAAGGGCTTGATGATGAGGAATCTCGGATAATAAAGGAGTCCTATGTTGCAACAGGCGCGGTGCAGTGTGGTTTTTGCAGTCCCGGTATGATTATTGCCACCAAAGGGTTGCTTAATCAAAATCCTAATCCAACTGTTGAAGAAATAGAAACTGCGTTTGTAGGACATTTGTGCCGGTGTACCGGTTATGCCAGGACAGTAGAAGCGGTGCAAAGAGCGGTCAGGCTTTTGAACGAACCCAAGCAGAATTGAATAATTTGGACAGGGAGGTGAACAAAATTGATTAGGAGCCTAATTGGAGAAGGTTTGCCCATGGTGGATGGGCTGGATAAAGTTAGTGGAGGTTTTACATTTACAGCAGACATGCACCTACCGGGGATGTTGTTTGGTAAGGTGCTGCGCAGTCCTCATGCTCATGCCAGGGTTTTGCATATTGACACCAGCCGGGCAAAAAAATTAATCGGCGTAAGGGCGGTACTTACCGGCCTTGACGGCTCCTACCCTCGCTATTCAGTCGCGGGTCAAGGAGTTCTGGATGAACGGCTCCTTGCGGTTGAGAAGGTGCACTATGCTGGTGACGAGGTTGCCGTTGTTGCTGCAATTGATAACGATACAGCGGCAGAGGCCCTGGAACTGATACGTGTGGAGTATGACCCATTACCTGCCGTGTTTGATCCACGTGAGGCCATGCTTGATTCTGCGCCGCTTATCCACGAGGACCAACCTTCCAACGTGCCTTATAAAATTGATTATACTCGCGGGGATATAGACAGAGGCTTTGCGGACTCGGCAATTACAGTGGAAGGAGATTTTGATGCCCCTCTACAGTACCAGGGATATCTGGAGCCACATGCAGCTGTTGCTGCTTGTGATCAAGGGGGAAGGATTTCTCTCTGGATTCCAATGCAGTCGCCTGTTCTGGGAAGAACTACTTATGCCAGCGCCCTGGGTATCAAGGAGGACCAAATAAGGATTATTCAGATGCCTATCGGCGGTGCTTTTGGCGGGAAGCTGGAATATAAGCTGCACGCTCTCTGCGCACTACTTGCAAAGGCTACAGGCAGGCCGGTAAAGATGGTGAATACACGTGAGGAAGATTTTAAGGCCGGCCTGCCGCGGGTGCCGATGTACATCCGGATGAAGCTAGGTGTTCGCAAAGATGGTATACTTTCAGCGAAAAAGGCTGAAATTATTGCAGACAGCGGGGCTTATATCAATTACGCCCACGGGATCCTGTTAAGCGCTTGTCACCGGCATGATAATTTATACCGGATTAAAAACCTGGCTACAAAAGGTTATCTAGTTTACACCAATAAGGTCGCCTCAGGTTGTTACAGGGGATTTGGCAATCCCCAGGTTCATTTTGCCTATGAAACTCTCCTGGACATGGCAGCCGAAAAGCTGGGTATGGATCCCGCAGAATTAAGGCTGAAGAATGCAACACAAACCGGTGATATAACTCCACACGGCTGGAAGGTTTTAAGCTGCGGGCTTAGTGACTGTATTACCAGGAGCACGGCAGCAGCCAACTGGGAGGAAAAGCGACAGCAAAACCAGAAGGCTGAAAGATTCGCCCGCGGTATCGGCCTGGCCTGCTGCCTGCATGTTTCAGGTAACCGGACTTTTCTGCCATATTTCGATGGGGCCTCCTGCTTTATTAGAATAAATGAGCAAGGCAAGGCCCTGGTTTTTAACGGTGAGACGGACCTGGGGCAGGGGGCGCGTACTACCTTTGCTCAAATTGCGGCTAACGAATTGGGGATCAGCCCGTCTGATGTAACGGTGTATTTTATGGATACAGATGTCAGCCCGCATGGTTTGGGCACTTTTGGCGATCGGGCCACTACTTTGGGCGGCAACGCAGTACGTTTGGCCGCTATTGATACCAGGATAAAGCTCCTTGCCGTTGCAGCTAAGGAACTTCAGGTAAATGAAGACGATTTAGCTATTTCGGACGGCATATGTTACTGCGTAAACAAACCAGATAAGAAAATACCCGTATCACGCATTGCACACCTGGCTTCTTACCAGTTGGCCGGCGATTTAATTACCGGCCACGGCGTATATACACCGCCGGATGTAAGTATGGTTGAGCAACAGAGCAAATACGGCAATATTTCCTGCGCATATCCTTTTGCCGCCCAGGTTGCTGAGGTGGAAGTCGACCGGATGACTGGCAGGGTTCGGGTACTGAATATGACAGCGGCGCACGATCTTGGAAAAGCGCTGAATCCCCTCCTGGCTGAGGGACAAATCCAGGGCGCCATCGCACAGGGAATCGGCTACGCCCTGATGGAGGACATGGGTTTTAAAAACGGTAAAATTAATAACTGCAGCTTTGAGAAATACAACATGCCCCGAATAACAGACATGCCGCCAATAAAAAGTATCCTGGTTGAGTCGGATGATCCCAATGGCCCCTATGGTGCTAAAGGATTGGCAGAACCTGCTCTGACACCTACGGCTCCCGCTATTGCCAATGCCATATATAATGCTGTGGGGGTAAGAATTACGGACCTGCCGATAACACCGGAAAAGGTGCTGAGAGCTTTAAAGGAAAAAGAAAAAGACAAACTTGGAGCACCCGATAAATAATTTCATTTCTATCAATATTGTCATTTTGAGAATTATCAAAATGATGAAATAATTTTTATTTTATGAGTTTCATGATCATGCAAGAAACCCGTTTTTTAGCGGGTTCTTGCATTTTGAGAATACTTTTATCTTATTGGCAAAGATTTTGCAAGTAACTGTTTACAGCAAATCTCCAAGAAGACTTGGTAAGAAGATTTTAACAGGATAATTCAGGAGGCTCTGTCGGTGTGTAAAAATGATACGAGGTGAATATACGATAGTAGAAAGTTGTGAAGAGTTCACGCTTACGTAGTGGAAATTTAAGTTATTGTTAACAGGTGTACTATCTAAAGATGAAGTTTAAAAAGCTATTTATAGCCAATATGTATCCTTAGAGGGTTTCAAGGTATCTTGCAGCAACACCGAATAAAGCATTAGAATTAAGGAAGCACGGAAATAATCTTAAATCCAATAGTAGTTTCTATAAGCAAGCGGTACCTGAACTTCGATTAGCCCGGTGTGGATTGTGAAAATAGTGTAAGCTATCCTAATACGGCGCAAATGAAGGAGGAATTACCTTGGAACAGGGTTTGCCTGCTGTTAAAGGTTTTATTCAGCAAGTAGTTGAAGCAATTGCCGCAGCTATAGGCATAGAGGTCATGGTCTTCGACTTGAACCGGAATATTGTTGCTGGAACAGGAGAAACCAGGGTACAGGTAGGCCACAGGTTCAATAAAGGCAGTCTTACCGGCAGAGTTCTGGAGCATGGACAACCGCTAGTCGCTCGCACCCCTGGGCAATCTCTGGAGTGTATGTCATGCTCTCGTTATGGTACCTGCTCGCGTTATATAGTAGCAGCTTTTCCGATCACGGTTAAGGAAAAAGTTTTAGGTAGTTTCTGTCTTGTTGCTATAAATAATCAGCAAAAAGACATAATCCTAGCTAATGAGGACGGCCTGCTACGATTTTTGGAACGTATGTGTTTACTAATCGCCAGCGCAATTAGTGAGAGACAGATCCAACAAGAATTAAATATCATGCTTAATAAATATGACAATGTTGTTAATAGCGTCCATGAAGGAATTATTTCTACCGATTATGTCGGAAATGTTATTCATCTTAACCGTTCAGCGATTAATCTCTTAGGAATTGATAATGAAGAAATTATTGGCAAGCAACTAACCAAACTTTTTCCGGAATTTCCGGATATAAAAACTTTTACTAAGCATAAATCTACTGAAATTGAAATTAGTTACAGCCTGAAAAAGAAAAAGAAAAGATATTTTCTTGCGGTAGTTGTTCCGGTATTAACTGGGGAAAACGGAAATATTCAAGGAATTACAATATCTTTTAGGAATTTAAGTGAGGTACAATCCTACGCCACAAAGCTCGTTGGTTATGGAAAGTACAGCTTTGATGATATTCTTGGTGATAGTCAATGTGTCCTTGAAGTAAAGTCGAAACTTCGCAGGGCCGCTTTGACCGATGCAACTATTCTTATCCGTGGTGAAAGTGGCACGGGAAAGGAATTATTTGCGCATGCCGTTCATAACTATAGTCGCAGGTCACAGGGCCCTTTTGTGGCTATAAATTGCAGTGCCATACCGGAATCTCTATTGGAAAGCGAGCTTTTCGGTTATGAGGAAGGAGCTTTTACAGGGGCAAGGAAGGGCGGCAAACCTGGCAAATTTGAACTTGCAAGGGGCGGCACTCTATTCCTTGATGAAATCGGGGATATGCCCCTGCATTTGCAGAGTAAACTATTGCGTGTTTTGGAAAACCATAGCATAGAACGTGTAGGCGGAACGGATACAATTCCAATTGATGTCCGCATCATTGCTGCGACCAACCGCAACCTTGAGGAAATGATAGATAAATATGAATTCCGAAGCGATTTGTATTATCGGTTGAGCGTCATACCAGTAGTAATCCCTCCGTTGCGAGAACGGAAGGAAGATATTTTTATCTTAATAAAATACTTTTTGGAAAAATACTGCAATAAGCTTGACCGGGAATGCCAGATATTGGATGAATGTGCCAGGGAAAGGCTTTACCGCTACCCATGGTATGGAAACGTTAGAGAACTCCAAAATGCTATAGAGTATGCCATCAGTATGAGTGAGCCGGGGCAGACTATTTTATTGGAGCATCTGCCGCAGAGTCTGTTAGCCTACCATGATGAGTTAGTTAATGATGTTGAGTTAAGTGGAGATGAGGCCAAAGGGAAGGGCTTGAAGGATAACAGGGAACCGACAACAAGGCTTAGGGCCATGGAAATAGAGGCAATACGTGAAGCTCTCAAAAAGTTTGGAACCACTACGGAAGGCAAAGAAAAAGCGGCACAGTTTTTGGGGATCAGTCTGGCTACATTATACAGGAGATTAA from Pelotomaculum schinkii encodes:
- a CDS encoding FAD binding domain-containing protein, which codes for MISDYIRTSSVSEVVDALVEYQPWGRILAGGTDILPKTRGVRQKKSIPLVFIDVNRISDFRTIKMENGWLVIGPAVTIRDLIYSNLIKEEAPVLAQAAALIGSTEIRNRGTVGGNIGSKNASADLLIPLIGLKAIVEICDTAGRREMNLEEILRKSVKDLGRRLVITAIKIPTGQAAYFGYKRWSRESMGRSYLSVMVIISPEIKAGSYRLKAIVGGGGLWPRSVEAVMPVQQLSATKSLTLLVKLLVEKGEKTNRRNMGDYRRQIMEVLLREALYTACEGGRF
- a CDS encoding (2Fe-2S)-binding protein, whose translation is MKKQVRLVVNGHLWEGEVDVGTTLLDLLRDDMGLTGAKKGCDGGECGACTVLLNGQPVNSCLVLAVSLDGDIVETIEGLDDEESRIIKESYVATGAVQCGFCSPGMIIATKGLLNQNPNPTVEEIETAFVGHLCRCTGYARTVEAVQRAVRLLNEPKQN
- a CDS encoding molybdopterin-dependent oxidoreductase, which codes for MGIKEIKFTLNGRPVKLLVEPEKTLLKVLRDDLRLTGTKEGCNEGLCGSCTVLIDGTPTTSCKLPVVKVEGREVLTIEGVGTKENPDVIQRAFVEVGASQCGFCTPGMILTAKAILDKNPNPTREEVRKGIRRNLCRCTGYKKIIDGIMLAAEYRLNPSAIKEHDIGEYRIGGRIPQLNSWEKVTGSLRFADDIYLEDMCFAKILRSPHFHARVKGIDSSAAEAMHGVVAVATAKDLMGPNRVKYIFHDYRVIADEKVRYFGEPVAIVVARTEAIAENALAKIKVDYEVLPAVTDPFAALEPGAPEVQEEDYPGNKLFYQNLIKGDIEEGFKEADFIEEHTYTTPANIHGYLEPDTGVAYYDDEGRIVIYACGQAPHYHRDEVARVLGLGTDEVRVVEDGTGGGFGARIDPMMQVLLGLAVYKAKVPVKLKFTTEENFIGECKRHPFTIKLKTGVRNDGKIIAHYGEIVGDAGAYALASPGVLMRAIVHSYGPYEIPHVKILGQMVLTNNTPSSAMRGFGVSQMCFAIETQINRICSRLGMNVLDFARLNGFKQGTVTATGQLIKDPPGYAEVIDAIENHWAKMPKETAPEKVAQLPPHIKRGKGFATTWYGIGKTGLLNLSRCNVEITDEGTLLVREGAAEIGQGSTTVMALIAAEEMGLTLDKVKVMAADSLLTPDSDLTCASKHTFYTGNATLIACKDLKKKILEAAAAEFKEEAEKLDTKDGEVYISSEPQKNISFKQLKDLGYDLTGFGEFVVPLDLLDQDTGQGTLYVVFTYGAAVVEIEVNTQTGEIKVLNSAVAFQCGKAINRLAMEGQMDGGVGMGVGYALMEEYITGKTKSFKDYKLPRSTDVPLDISTYVVEIPQGPGPFGAIGMGEAAHFPQAPAIIAALHDACGIWINDLPARPERVLEALKQKKDN
- a CDS encoding CoA transferase subunit A, with the translated sequence MFSKLMSMEEAISKFVHNGDCIALGGFVTNRKPYAAVYEIMRQGIKNLYIEGGPAGGDVDMLIGAGCVKVLFNSYLANSGYSQVCRRFRKAIEEGEILWEDYSLDVQPIIYHAAALGLPYVAVKNMLGSSLVEKWGIPEDVWENDPKLAPRKLIIERNPFNPEEQVCLLPTPKIDTAIIHVQKASTDGTCRIEGAVFVDIDIAMGATNCIVTCEELVHPSELRREPWLNQLPNIVPDAVVHVPYGAHPSQCANYYDYDANYYKLYDRVSGDDQKFKEFLDEWVYGVKNQSEYMNKLGFNRFANLWVRPGYGYAAGLKRG
- a CDS encoding sigma 54-interacting transcriptional regulator; this translates as MEQGLPAVKGFIQQVVEAIAAAIGIEVMVFDLNRNIVAGTGETRVQVGHRFNKGSLTGRVLEHGQPLVARTPGQSLECMSCSRYGTCSRYIVAAFPITVKEKVLGSFCLVAINNQQKDIILANEDGLLRFLERMCLLIASAISERQIQQELNIMLNKYDNVVNSVHEGIISTDYVGNVIHLNRSAINLLGIDNEEIIGKQLTKLFPEFPDIKTFTKHKSTEIEISYSLKKKKKRYFLAVVVPVLTGENGNIQGITISFRNLSEVQSYATKLVGYGKYSFDDILGDSQCVLEVKSKLRRAALTDATILIRGESGTGKELFAHAVHNYSRRSQGPFVAINCSAIPESLLESELFGYEEGAFTGARKGGKPGKFELARGGTLFLDEIGDMPLHLQSKLLRVLENHSIERVGGTDTIPIDVRIIAATNRNLEEMIDKYEFRSDLYYRLSVIPVVIPPLRERKEDIFILIKYFLEKYCNKLDRECQILDECARERLYRYPWYGNVRELQNAIEYAISMSEPGQTILLEHLPQSLLAYHDELVNDVELSGDEAKGKGLKDNREPTTRLRAMEIEAIREALKKFGTTTEGKEKAAQFLGISLATLYRRLKDNEIIS
- a CDS encoding xanthine dehydrogenase family protein molybdopterin-binding subunit → MIRSLIGEGLPMVDGLDKVSGGFTFTADMHLPGMLFGKVLRSPHAHARVLHIDTSRAKKLIGVRAVLTGLDGSYPRYSVAGQGVLDERLLAVEKVHYAGDEVAVVAAIDNDTAAEALELIRVEYDPLPAVFDPREAMLDSAPLIHEDQPSNVPYKIDYTRGDIDRGFADSAITVEGDFDAPLQYQGYLEPHAAVAACDQGGRISLWIPMQSPVLGRTTYASALGIKEDQIRIIQMPIGGAFGGKLEYKLHALCALLAKATGRPVKMVNTREEDFKAGLPRVPMYIRMKLGVRKDGILSAKKAEIIADSGAYINYAHGILLSACHRHDNLYRIKNLATKGYLVYTNKVASGCYRGFGNPQVHFAYETLLDMAAEKLGMDPAELRLKNATQTGDITPHGWKVLSCGLSDCITRSTAAANWEEKRQQNQKAERFARGIGLACCLHVSGNRTFLPYFDGASCFIRINEQGKALVFNGETDLGQGARTTFAQIAANELGISPSDVTVYFMDTDVSPHGLGTFGDRATTLGGNAVRLAAIDTRIKLLAVAAKELQVNEDDLAISDGICYCVNKPDKKIPVSRIAHLASYQLAGDLITGHGVYTPPDVSMVEQQSKYGNISCAYPFAAQVAEVEVDRMTGRVRVLNMTAAHDLGKALNPLLAEGQIQGAIAQGIGYALMEDMGFKNGKINNCSFEKYNMPRITDMPPIKSILVESDDPNGPYGAKGLAEPALTPTAPAIANAIYNAVGVRITDLPITPEKVLRALKEKEKDKLGAPDK
- a CDS encoding CoA-transferase subunit beta, which translates into the protein MAEWTTKQMMAVALARQIKDGMTYIIGTGLPLTGAVLAKNTTAPNSVFLFESGIIDGQPQELPTSVSDLRSCFHASCLWPQYRYFGFMSNAWKKNKIDLGFLGGAQIDPYGNLNSTCIGDYHHPKTRFTGSGGANGIATNVNTIITMQHEKRRFCDKVDYMTSPGWIDGPDGRKKRGLPEVGPQAVITDLGILRFDEKTKRMYLAEYFPGITPQQVKENTGFDLDVTRAVEADPPEEEFLHILTNTSSIVGR